One Arthrobacter sp. FW306-07-I genomic window carries:
- a CDS encoding recombinase family protein encodes MRLLGYTRVSTSSQDAQLQLDALMEAGVQKRDVFTDVTSGSKTAIERPGMKRLLEYAEEGDTVVVWRVDRLGRSLMDVLNTVALLRGRGVQVRSISDGIDPATSTGRLMLNMLATLAEYERELIVERVNAGIAAARQNGTRFGRPLSDRAVIADKLAIAQDARAKGRTAEDAARLVGWSRATLYRHQQARAAHESTTT; translated from the coding sequence GTGAGGCTACTGGGTTACACCCGCGTGAGTACTTCCAGCCAAGACGCCCAGCTGCAGCTGGATGCACTGATGGAGGCTGGCGTGCAGAAACGCGATGTCTTCACCGATGTCACTTCCGGTAGCAAGACGGCAATCGAGCGGCCGGGAATGAAAAGGCTCCTCGAGTACGCCGAGGAGGGGGACACCGTTGTTGTGTGGCGGGTCGACCGGCTGGGACGGTCACTGATGGACGTGCTGAACACGGTGGCCCTGCTGCGCGGCCGCGGTGTGCAGGTCCGGTCCATCTCCGATGGCATCGACCCGGCAACCTCGACCGGCCGGCTGATGTTGAACATGCTCGCAACCCTTGCCGAGTATGAACGCGAGCTCATCGTCGAGCGCGTCAATGCCGGCATCGCCGCGGCACGACAGAACGGCACACGCTTCGGCCGCCCGCTGTCCGACCGTGCCGTCATCGCGGACAAACTCGCAATCGCACAGGACGCCCGCGCCAAAGGCCGCACCGCCGAGGACGCTGCCCGTCTCGTTGGCTGGAGCCGCGCAACGCTCTACCGCCACCAGCAAGCCCGCGCTGCACACGAGAGCACCACCACCTAG
- the dprA gene encoding DNA-processing protein DprA, whose amino-acid sequence MNDRIARAALTRLFEPGDRIGRALVGRLGAYAALRLATGAQPAHTLPDVTAEELAAALKRWAPRVPDLDPEKDLATIERLGGGFLTPGDEHWPEDLDDLPDAPYGLWYRGNIDNGIPAPSQCVALTGSRDSTTYGASVTGDMAYGLAQRGICIVSGLAYGIDAHAHRAALAGSTGESPATLAVLAGGLDRDYPSGNADLAAAIRGNGMTLSELPPGSAPTRYRFLQRNRIIAALAGVTCVVEARWRSGALNTAHHAETIARHVAAVPGSVHSANSAGCHRLLKEGGAVLVSDAAELAELLAG is encoded by the coding sequence ATGAACGATCGCATTGCACGCGCAGCCCTGACCCGTCTCTTCGAACCCGGCGACCGCATCGGCCGGGCCCTCGTGGGCAGGCTCGGCGCGTACGCCGCACTGCGGCTTGCCACCGGCGCCCAACCCGCCCACACCCTCCCGGACGTCACGGCCGAAGAACTGGCGGCCGCATTGAAGCGCTGGGCACCCCGGGTACCGGACCTGGACCCGGAAAAGGACCTAGCCACCATCGAACGCCTGGGCGGCGGGTTCCTCACCCCGGGGGATGAGCACTGGCCGGAAGACCTGGACGACCTGCCCGACGCCCCGTACGGGCTCTGGTACCGGGGCAACATCGATAACGGCATCCCGGCACCGTCTCAGTGCGTGGCCCTGACTGGTTCCCGCGACTCCACCACCTATGGCGCCTCCGTGACAGGCGACATGGCATACGGGTTGGCCCAACGTGGAATCTGCATCGTCTCCGGTCTTGCCTACGGCATTGATGCGCACGCGCACCGGGCAGCGTTGGCCGGAAGCACCGGAGAGAGCCCGGCGACCCTCGCGGTGCTGGCCGGAGGCCTTGACCGGGACTATCCGTCCGGCAACGCTGACCTCGCGGCCGCGATCCGCGGCAACGGCATGACGCTCTCAGAGCTGCCGCCCGGTTCCGCCCCGACCCGCTACAGGTTCCTCCAGAGGAACCGCATCATCGCCGCCCTCGCAGGGGTGACCTGTGTCGTGGAAGCCCGCTGGCGCTCGGGGGCACTGAACACAGCCCACCACGCCGAGACCATTGCCCGGCATGTCGCGGCCGTCCCGGGGAGCGTGCACAGCGCCAACTCGGCAGGATGCCATCGGCTGCTAAAGGAAGGCGGGGCGGTGCTGGTGTCCGATGCGGCCGAACTGGCCGAACTCCTCGCAGGTTAA
- a CDS encoding RHS repeat domain-containing protein: MITTVVALSITIAGLSAPAFAVPGSVGSVSAAPASIQTPGLAPMQSTPSVQAGVFVPVQGRVVDTRTGQGGITGPLTPNTWYPFQILGAGGVPTTGVDAVLVSLTVVGSTSASAAQVVPNTARQRETTVLYSGTGDTMSNSAIVAVGTDGKLALLATTSQQFIVDVQGYFTSGDTPAPGAFVSVPTSRVIDTRDGTGYPAGAWTGTGIKSLTLKGKGGVPDTATAVFANITVISTDAPNPIFETLPGGGFDAGAGPGTSLNFRGNEITAVAAVLNLNAAGVVDIKHYASTAGVNVIVDIQGYFDGQVSNSAFTTVESRLYDSRLTNTPIAPYGRIELQIAGVGGLPVASTNLAGVMMNVTPLSSGGGFLRIWPSDEPEPNLSTVNYSPDPASNNVVVRPSATTGKIMIYNEGSSPVNYVIDSQGWFNNANLLPPVTVDGSQSGARGKASMVPHTLTDSAKIALNPTNGNAVLTGRLFNIRGIGQDMNVAWRYNTRYDHRPTLSMGRLETALRIDPPTGNMIYTAPDGGWYTFANTAGAYAMAQELNASLTKISTTEYWLRFNDTGITNVYQDDGTNFAMVRSVDANAINPNTVSYTYSNGRLTQTTDTQGRTISYVYNDTRNLNQPSAITDNSLNRTVNIEYGGGEGRMSKITDATGTVTTFAYTNGKLTSYTDGRTNTTALTHATDGWVNTITYGQGTAAAATWTQTHNADGSLSYLTDPNSKQTTYTLDASKTRVLTTTDPNGNTTSAKFDGHDNRTSSTNGLGQATTYAYNAGNSLTKITSPLAGPTGTAGEVSFTYPTTIGDPLLNYRPDTSTTSEGNTSTVQYDPNTKNPLAILTPDGLGGTPRRYYQGDAAGTSCGAKPGSLCRSTDGNGNQTTYAYDLAGNVATVTPPAPLGATTYTYDAVGRVGTAKDGKNQTATYTYDNNDRITQIRYAATCVPATCVAYTYDNAGNLTTRVDAGGTTTYTWDAQNRPTGKTIGGVTTTVTYDGASNILTYTDPLGTVTYRYDGANRLTALAEPGGSCPAVLVFPNSTKCTGFDYDKANRRTVTKYPNEVKNTTTYDGAGKITDITASNASNTVLAKRAYTYTSNAGKDGALRATMSTDTGAVTTYGYDKLNRLTSSLSGGVTDSWTYDANSNRLTEAKTGTATVYTTFNAADQLCWHATTPGTCSAPPSGAVMYGYDANGNTTLAGSTGTTQAYNVFNQFITNTNGSTVTNYTYAGTRNDERLAAGSTSFLNGSLGVAQQTKSGASTSFIRDPDGRLISMRTSAGASYYYTIDALGSTILLTDSAQAKAATYTYDSWGVPTSTTGTQAATNPWTYAGGYNDTTSNRIKFGARYYNPGRGRFTQPDPSGQESNRYAYVSCNPVNATDSTGLISEGCAVSRVGLLIGLFLFVATAPVSAPVSIWGATALGLRLASLSIGAGSSAVACS, from the coding sequence GTGATCACCACCGTTGTTGCCCTGAGCATCACGATCGCGGGGCTAAGCGCACCGGCGTTCGCCGTTCCTGGGAGTGTCGGTTCGGTCTCCGCTGCTCCGGCCTCCATCCAGACGCCGGGCCTGGCTCCGATGCAGTCCACACCTTCGGTGCAGGCCGGTGTGTTTGTGCCGGTACAGGGCAGGGTGGTGGACACCAGAACCGGTCAGGGCGGGATTACCGGTCCGCTGACGCCGAACACGTGGTACCCGTTCCAGATCCTGGGCGCAGGCGGGGTCCCGACCACTGGTGTGGATGCGGTGTTGGTGTCGTTGACGGTTGTGGGAAGTACCAGTGCCAGTGCAGCGCAGGTCGTGCCGAACACCGCCCGGCAGCGTGAGACGACGGTGTTGTATTCCGGGACCGGGGACACGATGTCCAATTCCGCGATTGTCGCCGTGGGGACCGACGGCAAGCTTGCCTTGCTGGCCACTACCTCGCAGCAGTTCATCGTCGATGTTCAGGGCTATTTCACCAGTGGGGATACCCCGGCTCCGGGCGCGTTCGTTTCGGTGCCAACATCCCGGGTGATTGATACCCGCGACGGGACGGGTTACCCGGCCGGTGCCTGGACGGGCACGGGGATCAAGAGCCTGACGTTGAAGGGCAAGGGCGGGGTCCCGGACACCGCAACGGCTGTGTTTGCCAATATCACCGTTATCAGCACCGATGCCCCGAACCCGATTTTCGAGACCCTTCCCGGCGGCGGCTTCGACGCCGGGGCAGGCCCGGGCACCTCACTGAACTTCCGCGGCAATGAAATCACCGCCGTCGCGGCGGTCCTGAACCTCAATGCCGCCGGCGTCGTGGATATCAAGCACTATGCGTCCACGGCGGGGGTGAACGTGATCGTTGATATCCAGGGCTATTTTGACGGGCAGGTCTCCAACAGTGCTTTCACGACGGTTGAGTCCCGGCTGTACGACTCGAGGCTGACGAACACCCCAATCGCGCCTTACGGCAGGATCGAGCTGCAGATCGCCGGGGTCGGCGGCCTGCCCGTGGCCTCGACAAACCTGGCCGGCGTGATGATGAACGTGACCCCGTTGAGCAGTGGCGGCGGGTTCCTGCGGATCTGGCCCTCGGATGAGCCCGAGCCGAACCTGAGCACCGTGAACTACTCCCCGGATCCGGCGTCCAACAACGTTGTCGTTCGACCCAGCGCCACCACGGGGAAGATCATGATCTACAACGAAGGATCCAGCCCCGTCAATTACGTGATCGATTCCCAGGGCTGGTTCAACAACGCGAACCTGCTCCCACCGGTCACCGTTGACGGTTCCCAGTCAGGGGCCCGGGGCAAGGCCTCGATGGTTCCCCACACCCTGACCGACTCCGCGAAAATCGCACTCAATCCGACCAACGGCAACGCCGTTCTCACCGGCCGGCTGTTCAACATCCGTGGCATCGGGCAGGACATGAACGTCGCCTGGCGGTACAACACCAGGTACGACCACCGCCCCACCCTGTCGATGGGCCGGCTGGAAACGGCACTGAGGATCGACCCTCCGACCGGCAACATGATCTACACCGCCCCGGACGGCGGCTGGTACACCTTTGCCAACACCGCCGGCGCGTACGCGATGGCCCAGGAACTGAACGCCTCTTTGACCAAGATCTCCACCACCGAGTACTGGCTGCGGTTCAACGACACCGGAATCACCAACGTCTACCAGGACGACGGGACCAACTTCGCCATGGTCCGCTCCGTCGACGCGAACGCCATCAACCCGAACACCGTGAGCTACACCTACAGCAACGGCCGGCTGACCCAGACCACCGACACCCAGGGCCGCACCATCTCCTACGTCTACAACGACACCCGGAACCTGAACCAGCCCTCCGCGATAACCGACAACTCCCTGAACCGCACCGTCAACATCGAATACGGCGGCGGCGAAGGCCGGATGTCAAAGATCACCGACGCCACCGGCACGGTCACCACCTTCGCCTACACCAACGGCAAACTCACCTCCTACACCGACGGCCGCACCAACACCACGGCCCTGACCCACGCCACGGACGGATGGGTGAACACCATCACCTACGGCCAAGGCACCGCCGCGGCCGCGACCTGGACCCAGACGCACAACGCGGACGGCAGCCTCTCCTACCTGACCGACCCGAACAGCAAACAGACCACCTACACCCTGGACGCCAGCAAAACCCGCGTCCTCACCACCACGGACCCGAACGGCAACACCACCTCGGCAAAGTTTGACGGGCACGACAACCGCACCAGCAGCACCAACGGGCTCGGGCAGGCCACCACCTACGCCTACAATGCGGGTAATTCCCTGACGAAGATCACCTCACCTCTGGCCGGGCCCACAGGGACGGCAGGGGAGGTGTCCTTCACCTACCCGACGACTATCGGGGACCCGCTACTGAACTACCGCCCGGACACCTCCACCACCAGTGAGGGCAACACAAGCACCGTCCAGTACGACCCCAACACCAAAAACCCGTTAGCGATCCTGACCCCCGACGGGCTCGGCGGTACACCCCGCCGCTACTACCAGGGCGACGCGGCAGGAACGAGCTGTGGCGCCAAGCCCGGATCACTGTGCCGATCCACCGACGGCAACGGCAACCAAACGACCTACGCCTATGACCTTGCGGGGAACGTTGCCACCGTGACCCCGCCCGCCCCGCTTGGAGCCACCACCTACACCTATGACGCCGTCGGCAGGGTCGGGACGGCGAAAGACGGCAAGAACCAGACCGCGACCTACACCTACGACAACAACGACCGGATCACCCAGATCCGTTACGCCGCAACCTGCGTGCCAGCCACCTGCGTCGCCTACACCTACGACAACGCCGGGAACCTCACCACCCGCGTCGATGCCGGCGGAACCACCACCTACACCTGGGATGCGCAGAACCGGCCCACCGGTAAAACCATCGGCGGGGTCACCACCACCGTCACCTACGACGGGGCCTCGAATATCCTGACCTACACTGACCCGCTCGGAACCGTGACCTACCGGTACGACGGCGCCAACCGGCTCACCGCCCTGGCTGAACCCGGTGGGTCCTGTCCGGCCGTCCTGGTGTTCCCGAACAGCACCAAATGCACCGGCTTCGACTACGACAAGGCCAACCGGCGCACCGTCACGAAGTACCCCAACGAAGTCAAGAACACCACCACGTACGACGGGGCAGGCAAGATCACGGACATCACCGCGAGCAACGCCAGCAACACCGTCCTGGCCAAACGCGCCTACACCTACACCAGCAATGCAGGAAAAGACGGTGCGCTCCGCGCCACCATGAGCACCGACACCGGAGCGGTCACGACTTACGGCTATGACAAGCTCAACCGACTCACTTCATCTCTTAGCGGTGGCGTCACGGATTCGTGGACCTATGACGCGAACAGCAACCGGCTGACCGAAGCGAAGACTGGGACCGCCACCGTCTACACCACGTTCAACGCAGCAGACCAGCTCTGCTGGCACGCCACCACACCCGGTACCTGCTCCGCTCCACCATCAGGGGCCGTGATGTATGGGTACGACGCGAACGGCAACACCACCCTCGCCGGCTCCACCGGCACCACCCAGGCGTACAACGTCTTCAACCAATTCATCACCAACACCAACGGCTCGACGGTAACGAACTACACCTACGCGGGGACCCGCAACGATGAACGCCTCGCCGCAGGATCCACCAGCTTCCTCAACGGCTCCCTCGGTGTCGCGCAGCAGACCAAATCAGGTGCCAGCACCTCGTTTATCCGAGACCCCGACGGTAGGCTCATCAGCATGCGCACCAGTGCCGGCGCCAGCTACTACTACACCATTGACGCACTCGGCTCGACCATCCTGCTCACCGACAGCGCCCAGGCAAAAGCTGCGACCTACACCTACGACTCCTGGGGCGTGCCCACCAGCACCACCGGCACACAAGCAGCAACCAACCCCTGGACCTACGCCGGCGGCTACAACGACACGACCAGCAACCGCATCAAATTTGGCGCCCGCTACTACAACCCCGGCCGCGGACGCTTCACCCAACCCGACCCCTCAGGGCAAGAATCCAACCGCTACGCCTACGTCAGCTGCAACCCAGTAAATGCAACTGATTCGACCGGTCTTATTTCCGAGGGATGTGCCGTTTCCCGCGTCGGGCTACTGATTGGTCTGTTCTTGTTTGTTGCTACCGCGCCTGTGTCGGCTCCTGTCAGCATATGGGGAGCCACTGCGCTTGGGTTGAGATTAGCTTCGCTCAGTATCGGTGCCGGATCCTCTGCTGTGGCATGCTCATGA
- a CDS encoding IS3 family transposase — translation MSRKANCYDNAVIENFFGHLKEELFHRVRFLNTDALVSALHEYIHWYNTERISTKLKGLSPIQYRAQTMAA, via the coding sequence ATGTCTCGCAAAGCCAACTGCTACGACAACGCCGTCATTGAGAACTTCTTCGGACACCTCAAAGAAGAGCTCTTCCACCGCGTCCGATTCCTCAACACCGATGCTCTGGTGTCAGCGCTGCACGAATACATCCACTGGTACAACACTGAACGAATCTCCACAAAGCTCAAGGGCCTCAGTCCGATCCAGTACCGTGCGCAGACTATGGCGGCCTAA
- a CDS encoding IS110 family transposase, with product MTIVAQTRPFVIGVDCHARTHTYAIIEASTKRQIACEQFPTTPAGVSRALGWVGRRTDGDMGCLWAVEGIGSYGARLARAVTDAGYDVAEAPRMNARGRRGLGKSDPLDAAAIGAAVLGLEESQLRAPRRDEGTRAGLRILSAARDQLTRDRTMNVNALIALLRAHDLGIDARKPLVPAQIATITRWRERQEPIELSIAREEAVRLARRVIEVTTQLGANQKRMTELIQQSPAAPLLEMVGAGAVTIATVLTAWSHPGRVRSEAAFASLAGVNPLPASSGNTVRHRLNRGGDRRLNRALHTITMTRMVHDPGTREYVTKRTQEGRSYREIRRSLKRYIARTLYRQLNTLYATAEPVPSPVAGAAP from the coding sequence TTGACCATCGTTGCGCAGACCCGCCCGTTCGTCATCGGCGTGGACTGTCACGCCCGCACACACACGTACGCCATCATCGAGGCCAGCACCAAGCGACAAATCGCGTGCGAGCAGTTCCCGACCACCCCGGCAGGGGTGTCCCGCGCACTTGGCTGGGTAGGCCGACGGACAGACGGCGATATGGGGTGTCTTTGGGCTGTTGAGGGTATCGGCTCATATGGGGCACGTCTGGCCCGGGCAGTAACGGACGCCGGTTACGACGTCGCCGAGGCCCCACGGATGAACGCCCGAGGCCGTCGGGGGCTGGGCAAATCGGACCCGCTGGACGCCGCCGCCATCGGAGCCGCTGTCCTTGGCTTGGAGGAGTCCCAGCTCCGAGCTCCACGCCGGGATGAAGGAACCCGTGCCGGACTCAGGATCCTCAGCGCCGCCCGGGACCAGCTGACCCGGGACCGAACAATGAATGTCAATGCACTCATCGCCTTGCTCCGAGCCCATGATCTCGGAATCGACGCCCGTAAACCGCTGGTTCCCGCCCAGATCGCGACGATCACCAGATGGCGGGAGCGACAGGAGCCGATCGAACTGTCTATCGCGCGCGAGGAAGCAGTTCGGTTGGCGCGCCGCGTTATCGAAGTAACCACTCAGCTGGGTGCGAACCAGAAGCGCATGACAGAGCTAATTCAGCAAAGCCCCGCTGCGCCGCTATTGGAGATGGTGGGTGCCGGGGCTGTCACGATCGCCACTGTCCTGACAGCCTGGTCGCATCCAGGAAGGGTTCGCAGCGAAGCTGCCTTCGCCTCACTGGCAGGGGTGAATCCCTTGCCAGCCTCAAGCGGTAACACTGTTCGACACAGGCTCAACCGGGGCGGTGATAGACGCCTAAACCGAGCCTTGCACACCATCACTATGACCCGGATGGTCCACGACCCCGGAACACGGGAGTACGTCACCAAACGCACTCAAGAAGGCCGTAGCTACCGCGAAATCCGCAGATCCCTCAAGCGCTACATCGCCCGAACCCTCTACCGCCAACTCAACACCCTTTACGCCACCGCCGAACCGGTCCCATCACCCGTTGCCGGGGCAGCCCCTTAG